The nucleotide window TCGCAACAGACGAAGAAATACAAGAAATAGAAAACGAAGTTCGTAAAATACTTGACCGAAACAAAATGAATACAGAAATAAAAGAAATATCAGCAAGAAACGGAGAAGGAACCGAAGAAGCCATAAACCTAGTTATGGAGAATTAAAAAATGAACCATAAGGAAGAAAAATGCGACGCCCAAAGTTGTGACAACCCCAATCATAACCATAACCAAGATCACAAACATGAGGAAAATGAACATGTAGGCCATCTTGAAAAAGACAATTTGAATAGTTTTACTCTAACAGGTACCTATGAACTAAGTAATTCATTGAGTCAATCAAGGGTTATGGATGAAGTTGGAGGAATTGTAAATTGGCTTGGAGATGAAGCAATAGGACATGGTGCTCCGGTCATTGGCCATATAAAGGGTTGGGTCGAAATGCAAGATAAATTCAGATTTAGTTTCGTTAATGTAGAAGAAGGAGTTGATCTAGATGGCTCTATAGACCCAGAGGTTATGGTTAGTAAATTTTCATTCAAGATGTTAGCTGTAATACCACTTGATGATTCTAAACTTGATGTTTTACGTTCAGATGTTGAAAGAGAACTTGAAAAAATCAGTGATTGAGGCTATATAAATACCTTGTATTTATGTCTTCGAAAGCTTTTGTATATATTAAAAAAATTCTGGATTTGAGTTATCATGAAGTTCCAAGAGTCTTTAGTGCTCTTCATAAGTAAGGACAGGGGTTATTCCCGGTCATTTAGGTCTGGTATTAATGACCAATTTAGTTTTGATGTTTCAGTTATTGAGTTAAATGACTTTTTAGAGCGTTCTGACATAGATTTTGACGCTATCGTGTTTGATTACTCCAGTTATGATGAGTTTAATGTCGTAGAGAAGGTTTGTGAGAAATTAGATAAAGACACACCATTACTTATTATAACCGATGAATTTATCAATGAAGATTTTGTAAGGGCCCTCGACCTAAATGTAGATCGTTTTATAAAGAGGTCTATTGTCAAAAACAACATCGAATATCTTTATAAAGCTATAGATTATGAAGTCCAGGAGTTTTTTTCAAAGAAAAAAAGTGAAGAACTTGCTAGGGATTTCAGAAAAAGCAATAAACGTTTAGTAGAGATATTTGATGAATTAAAATCCTTTGTAGGTGTTTTAGATTCAGATGGAGTTTTAATCTCAATCAATAAATCCGCTATGGAATTAATCAACGCAGATAAAAGAGCGGTAGAGGGGCGTTTATTCTGGAACACCCCTTGGTGGTTCCATTCTGAAGAAATTCAAGAAGAAATCCAAAACTGCATTGAGCAAGCAGTGAAAACCGGTGCATGTGAATTCGAGGTAAGTAGAGTTGGAGATAAAAAACGTGATTATTACTTCACACTTAAACCGATTCAAGACAGTAATGAAGGTCTTCCGTTACTATTCATTGAAGGTAAAGATATAACAAAACAGAAAAAACGTGAAAAAGAGTATCATAAATTAATAAACAACCTCAACGATATTGTGCTAATAAATGAAATCAAATATCCATACAGAATAATTCAGGTTAACGAGACAGCTGGGCAAAAACTAGAGTACACTCAAGATGAACTACTTATGATGCGTACCTTAGATTTAGAGATGCCTAAGTTTGCTGAATCGATGGACGAACGGATGGAGAAACTGCAGGAAAAGAAATCCATTGTGTTTAAAACCGTAATAATAACAAAAGAAGGGAACAAAATTCCATTTGAAATAAGCTCCAACTTAATTAAATATAGAGGACGTTTAGTATCACTAAATATAATGCGGGATATATCAAATAGAATTGAAACCGAGCAGAAGGTTGAGTTCTTCAACTCACTACTACTCAATGTCTTTAAAGACAAAATCGATTTATCCTATAAATACCTTAACATACTAAGCGATCAAAATATCCCTGAGATTGAATCCGAGTTTTTATTTAGCACAAAAGAAAATGTAAAGGAAATAAAAACACTAATCGATGACATTGCACCAGTATTCAGTGAAAAAAACTACCAAAATACTGAATTCAGTTTAATACGACTTTTTAAAGAAGCGTTAAATAAAAACCAAAAAGAAATTGAGTCCAGACGAGTTAAAGTTCACATCGAATGCAACGACTACATAATCGATACAAATAAACTAACAACAGAACTTCTCTCCAACCTATTACGGATATCGGTAAACACATCAAAATCACGTAATATATTAATTAAAGACATAAAAGACAGCGAAGGAGTTAAGATCATGTACGAAGACGATGGATTAGAATACGACCTTACAAGCGAAGACTACTGGACAATAAATCTAGAGGGAAAGAAAGACATAAGACTTTATTTAATCAGAAAAATAAGCGAATTAAACAACATAAAAATCATCGAAGGGCCTTCGAAAGGTCTTTACGGCAATAAATACATTATGGAATTCCCTAAATAAAACAACAATAAACATTAAATTAAAGTGTTTTAGATAGGTTAGGCAGCATATCTATTTTCTCTATTGCTGTACTAATCGTGATATCAACGGTTTCAGGATTTATGTTATTTTGCCTAAACTCATTTTTAATTTTTTTAACCGCCTTACCAGCCTTACCTTCCTCACAAAACAAGATAGAAATTATACTGTGCTCTAAATAACCTCTAAAAAGTATGTTAGAATATTCATCATTCTTGAGAATATCGATAACTTTATCCTCTGATTCAATATCTTTTAAGGAAATACCCAAAGCAACAACAGATATATCCAATTTATTATAGTTAGGAAGAATCGCCCGATTCTTTTGAATATACCCCTCCTCCTCCATTTCCTTTATTTTCCTATACACCGTTGTCTGACTTATATCAAGCTTCTCTCCTATTTCAGAGTAAGAACTCCGGCCCTCATATAATTCATTCAATATCTGTTTTTGCAGTGTATCCAGACCCATTATAAATCCTCAAACCCCAAACCATTACCCATAATATTTTAGTCAACTTTGAAATTATAAATAAATTCAGTACTCAACTACATATAACCAAACCAACAAACGCTTTTTATTGACACAAACCAACATAAACCCAGATTTTTCCACAGCTACAATAGATATACTTTATTACCGTATTTTATTTGTGTGACAGAAGAACCGTAAATACCCTTTTTCCTTGTTATTTTATCCCAATTTATGAAAATATTTTTTCATAAAAAAATTGTTTTTTTCAGTTTATACTCAATCCTACCCAACTTATGACTAAAAAATATCGTTTATAGACTTTTTTAAACCAATCAGAGTGTTATTAATTTCTTAACACAAAAATAAAAGCTTCAGAACACTTAATCAACAAAAACTTTATATATCATGTCAAATCAGTTAAAAAAGTGGAGAATAAAAAATGGTAAACATAAGCGGAGCAAACCTTGAAAACATATTCATACGATACGACGTCAAGGTGGAGCAAGAAGCTACACCCGAAGACGTCTTCAAAGAAATGGCACCCAAAGGAGAACCATGGAAAACAATCACAAAAAAACTAGTCTTCCTTGAAGACGTAACCGACGAAGTAGAAAAAGCACTCAACAAACACGAACCAGAAGACGTTATAAACAAAGGCCTAATCCCAGGAATGGACATCAACGGAGAACTATACTCAAGAGGAATATACTACCTACCTCAACTAATACTCGCAGGAGACGCAATGAGCAAAGGAATAGAGCTATGCGAAGAAGCAATGGCCAACAAAGGAAGATCAAGAGAAGCAAAAGGAAAAATCATAATGCACGCAGCAGAAGGAGATCCACACGACATTGGAAAAGATATCGCAGCAGCAATGCTCAAAGCACAAGGCTACGAAGTAATCGACCTAGGAAGAGACGTACCAGTCGAAGACGTAGTAGACGCAGTAAAAGAGAAAAACCCAGACGTAGTAACAGGAACGGCATTAATGACCACAACACAAACAGCCTTCCCACGAGTTGCCAAGAGATTAGAAGAAGAAGGAGTCAACGTAACATTTATTGGAGCCGGTGGAGCCGTCAACCAATCCTACGTACACAGCTTCCCAATGGGAGTATACGCCGATGAAGCAGCAGACGGACCAAACATATGCGAAGCAGTCATAAACGGAAAAACATGGAAAGAAATAAGAGAAGAGTACGATGAAATCGTACCATCATCAGCATAACCTAAAAACAAAATAACATAAAAAAAGGAGAATTAAAAATGTCTAAATATACTGAAATGGCGTATGACGATCCAGAAGAAATGATTTTTGGAGAAGCGAAAGAACCTGTAACCTACGGACACGGCCCCCAAATAACAGCAGGAGGCGGCCAAGTATTCGGAGTAACTAAAATAGCACCAAGACCAGGAGCAGAAGCACGACCAGAAAAACTAAAAACCGAATTCCGAAAAATAACCAAAACAATACTACAAAGAGCAGTAACACTAGGATTCCCAACACAAGAAATAGAAAACGAATGGGTACACCAAATGGGAGAAAACCCAGTAGAATACGCACAAGGACCAGCAATCCAAAACCAAGCCGCAATAGCAGAAGAATTCGCAGAAGAACACGGAATAGCAACAGCAACAACCCACACAATCCCAGACCTAAGAGTATCAGAAAAAGGCCTAAGACACGGACAAGACCGAGAATCATTCTACCCAGAAAAAGTAATCGGCAGCTTCGAAATAGCAGCCGAAAACGGAGCCGACGTACTAAAAATCGAATCATCAGGAGGAATGGAACTAGCCGACTACGGAATACAAAGAGGAGACATAAAAGCATTCCTATTCGGAATCGGATACCTAGGATCCATCGACATGGAATGGCTCTGGAGCCAAATAGTCGACATCGCAGAAAAAAACAACGTAGTACCAGGAGGAGACACAAACTGCCCAGCAGCAAACACAGCAATGTTCATAGCAGGCGGATACCTAGACCAAGACATAGCAAGAACATTCAGCGCAATCACAAGAGCAATCTGCGCAGGCCGAACAATAGTCGCCTGGGAACAAGGAGCAACCGGACCAGACAAAGACTGCGGATACGAAGGACCAATCGTAAAAGCAATCGCAGGCAAACCAATCGTAATGGAAGGGAAGGATTGCAGTGTTGCGCATGCTGACCTAATGGGTAATCTAGCCGCACAGGTATGTGATGGTTGGTCAAACGAGTCAGCTGAATTCCACGAAGAATTCAGTGGATGGAGCAGCGGAACATGGGCGGAAGCAGTAGGATACGAAGTATCCCTCATGAACACAGCCAAAGAACTAGGAGAAGACAAAACACTAAGAGACATCTACATGGCGTCAGACAGATACCGATCCCCAGAAAGCTTCATAACAGCATACGACAACGCATACAAAATAGGAGAAGCCATGGTGGAAGAGGGAGACAGTTACTACAGAAGATCAAAAGCAGCCGCACTCAAAGCAGCCGAACTAATCGAAGAAGCAAACGAAAAAGGAGAACTCCAACTCAGCTCACACGAAAAAGACACACTAGACACAATAGTAACAGACCTAAGAGCACTACCAGAAGAAGAAGACAAATTCGTAGAAGAATGCCTCAACGAATACGGAGACCTACCAAAATTCGATCCAAAAAACTACGGACTGTAAAAAAACAAAAACAGCTCCATACTGGATCTGGAAAGGGTTTATTTCGCCTTTACCCAACCAGATCCATTTCCTTCAAAACGCCAAAATTCGACCCCTCCCAAATAAAGGAGGGGGTCCTCATCTACCTAAAAACATAACAAAAAACCAACACTATACCCATTCTACACCAAAAACAACCACCAACTTTTTTTGCAAAAACACACTACTTACTTAGCCATCCCCAACCTCTATCTCAACGATAGATATCTTTTTAATCCCACAATCTACATATAACCCCTTTCATACACCCATTCTGACTATAAAAAAAGGCTCCTCAAACAATATTCCATGACCTTTAGTTAAATAAAATAGAAAAATTAAAACCCTAATCATAAAACTTTTCAATTCAATTAATATTCATTTAAATTTTCTAATTATTCCTCCAATCCTTAAATTAAAAAACCTCTTATTAGTCGTTTGGTTATTATCTATATACTGAGGTATGATGATGGTGATAGAGACTGTGTTCTGAATGGTTTTTGATTAAATTTTATTCTTTCTGTAGGTATTTTTTGGAGTAGACTGATTATGAAATCTATCTTAGAGCCGCTCAATATTCAGTTAAAACTGTTTTATTTAAGTTTTCTCTGAAGACCTATTATTTTTTATAGCTCTATCAATCAATCTGGTTTTCTTTTTAGTACTGCTCTAGTTTTTCTGTTGGAGTTGGGGTGGTTAGGGTGTTTTTTAATGGGTGTTTTTTATTTATATTCTCTATATTTTTGAAGAAGTTTAGAATTTATCGGGCAAGTTTGATTGTATTGTCTCAGATGAAGACTTGGATTGATTAGAGGTGCTTGAGAAATTATTTTTGGATAAATAAGGCGTATATTACAGGTATGCTGAGTAACAGTGATACGATTATCAATATCCAACCCCATAATATCCAATCATGTGCTTGAAAATAGCTTGCCAATAATGCTCCCAACCCTACTCCAAACAAGAATTTTGCGAAAATCGTAATGAAAAGTATTCTATTGCTTTGTTTCTTAAATTCATTAAATTTTTCTAAATACCAATCCATATCTCGCCACATATTTACTATCGTTAAATTATCTTATCAAATTATCTCTATAAAGATAATCATGGACAATATTTCTCTTTTAGTGTGTTTGATAGTTCTGCTATTTTAAATGCTGGGGATAAGTGTCTCTCTAGTTCTTCTGTTGGTTCGGGGAAGCATTCAAAGTGGTAGGCCTCCATGACTTTCTCCCCTTTTTTCAGCACTATATGTTTGTTGGTTGGGTCTATCTCTTCATCATATTCCTGACATTTAGGGAGGTGGGGGGGTTTTTCGAAAAAAACATCTACACAGACTTTAAGCCCATCCAATTCCCCAATCTCTTGAGATAGGGCCAACAGATCTGACATCCATTTAACTCGATTAATAGCCATAATACTCACTAAAAGGCCCTATATACCTCTTTATTTCTTTCTTTATCTCTTTAGAGAACTTCTCTATACACTCGATTAATGTGTGTTGGTCTTTGATGTGCTTTTCAAAGTTGATGTGATAGATGTCATTATCTATGTATGGTTCAAGCCTTCCTTCTTCAAAACCAAAGGTTATTAGCACCTTAAAGATTATGTCATCAGAAAACCTGCTGTTAAATTGGTTAGAAACATCTTTCAAATAACTATCTTCATAGTTCTTGCCGTTCCAGTTCTTCACCTCGATCTCGATATCAAATTCGTAGAATGGGATTTTGAATCTAAAATCAATGTGTTCTCCATCTCTCAAATATCCCTCATACACCAAATCATAGACTGTCAACCCAAATTCATTGTCTTCAAGAAACAATCCAAGGCCTGTTCCAACAATCCTCTCACCAAGCAAACCAATCTTATCATTCTGCTGTTTAGGTTTAGTGAAATACGGACTGGACCTCCTAACCGGCTCACCCACCCCAACAACAAAACTAGAACCAGAACCAACAACCAAACAACGATAAATACAACAACAAAGAAAGCTAAGAAAAGGAGTACTATAATACACTCCGTTTATTATTTCATATATGTTTTTATTTCTATAGCTATCTAGATTCCATTTATCGGCTATTTCAATCTTCTTTCTGCTGAGGGTTGGCAGGCTTTTATTATATCCATACTTTTCTTTTAGATAGTTATGGAAGAGTTTCCAGGATACCCATTCGAACGCTTCTATTATTACATAGTAGTAGATTATTTCAAGCTCAATCTTTAATTCGGTAAGGCTCTTTTTATTTATTCGATTATAAGGATTATATTTTAAAGTATGGCCTTCATCCTCTTAAAGTGGAGAAAGAAATCTATTATATAGCTGAAATAAAAAATAAAGGCACATCAATAAGTGATAGCTGTAGTGCTATTATCTAAATCTACAAAAATAGAAAGAAACAGGTTGAAGATATACTCGAGTTAAACTGGAGTAAACAGCCTGGTGAACAGATGATAAAGGAGACAGAGAGAATAAGCACGGAGAAACCAAGCTACCTACCACTTTCCTCAATAAACGAGAAACAAACAGAGATAATATTACCAAAACAACTCTACCAAAACAAAGAAGAAACAAAAAGTTATCCAAAGGAAGAAATCGATTACCTAGAGATAAAGATAGAGATGCCTTTCTGGGATCCTTTACAAGAAAAACATCTTATAGAAAAAATAATAAGCGAAGCAGATGCGGTGGAGAAAAAACCAGAAATCTACCAATTTTCAACAACAAAAGATAAACCACCAAATCTAGAGAAAGAATTGTTGGGAAAAGAAGAAGAGGAGGGAGATGAGAGGGATTAAAGCATTTCAACCCTCTCTCTAACCTCCCTATCCTCCTCCATCAAACTACATAGCTTCGAGGTCAACTTCAACATCCCCATAACATCCCCGTCCTGCAACTCTGCAAAAGCCTTCATCACCCTTTCACCACCCTTATCCAATTCCTGTTGAGCTTTAATATTCATTGCCTGACCACACCTAAAACAGAAATTAGATTCAGGACTATTATCGGCTTCACATCTAGGGCAACTCAGCGGAGCAAGTGAAGAAGATTTTGACTCCTTCTCCACCTTTTCACCATGTAACTCTGCATACTTGTTATCGATATCTCTTCCTGATAGGTGTACATATTTAGATGGCATATCCGACCCCTGTTCCCATTCGAACCACTAGAGCTGTGCTTCCGTAAACTCGTTGGCCAGATATGTGGTCCTACTATGCCTAAACTGATGTGGATTAACCGGTTTATCTACACCAGCCTCTTTAGCTGTCTTCTTAAGAATCTTACTCAAAGCCATGTAACTGCATTTCTGGCCATTATGTGAATTACCTATGTTAACCCATAGCGGAGCATCCTTATCATTTCTGTTTGGATGTGAGTTTAACCAGGTGGTAAGGTGGGGTACACTGCTTATCAACAACAACCTACGTTCTCCCGTTTTACCATTTAAATTAATTTTGAATCCATGATGGTGGTCTTCGAAATCTCCGACCTCTAAATCAATCAACTCACCAATTCTGGCTCCGGTCTCCCATAGAATAGATATAAAGGCTTTGTCTCTTACGTGGGTGCATTTTCTCAGTAATTTAAGTATGTCTTCCTCTGTTAAGAGGTCTTTAGGAAGTTTAGATTTATCTTTACCTTTCTGGGTTGTATTAATCCATTTAACCTTACTTGGATACTCTCCACCGTTTATCCATTTGTAGAAACTTTTCAATATGACTTTATAGTCTCTTTTGGTTGTCTTGGATAGATTTTTCTGCTGTATCTCTACAACTGTGGTCTTTATGTCTTCCTCTGTTGCTTCGCTAAAATTATAGTGTATCTCTCTTGCTATTATTTTAAGAGTGTTTAGGAGTTTATGTTTCCTTGCCCCACTATAGTCCTGTAAAACAAGATCTCTGTGGTAATCTATCAGGAGGTCTTTGTTGGATTGTGTTATTTCTTTTGAACCCCCTTATGTTCTTTAACTCTCTCCTAGCTTTTCCCTCATAATCAAGTGTTAGCAACTATATCACCAATATACATTTTGTTTTGAGGAATAGGATTGACAGATTATTGATTTCTCAACCTGTGTCAAGGTATAGTCGTCACTACCTACTTAGAAGAGGGAGTTAAACTTAGAATTAGACGCCCGAGCCGGGATTTGAACCCGGGTCGTAGCCTCGACAGGGCCACATGATGGGCCACTACACTACTCGGGCAGTTTGTTAAGTGTTAGTGTGGAATTGAATTGTTCCGGAGGTATAAATTAGTTTTGGTTGAATGGTGTTTTTTCGGTTTTTGGTTTTCCTATGTATATTGGGATTGGTCCGAGGTTTTTTAGTTTGTATTTTTTTAGTTGGTTGGATAGGTCTTGTATTTCTTTTTCGTATGGTTTTATTATGATGTCTGCTTGGACTTTGTTTGCTATTTCTGCTATTGGTTTTTGTATTTCTAGTGGTGGTCTTATTGAGTATATTAGGTCTGTGTTTTTGTATAGGTTTATTTTGGGGTTGAATACGTTGTCTTGTATGGTTTTTTTGTGTTTTTTGATGTCTATGGCTATTATTTCGGCGTCTAGTTCTTTTTTTAGTGTTTCAGTGAATTCTAGGTGTTTGCCTGTTCCTATTTCGATTATTTTTTCTGCGTTTCTATAGTTTTTTATTATGTATTGTGTTATTTGTTTGTGTCCTTGGATTTTCTGGGGGATTTATTTTTCCTCCTTTGTTTTTTTTTTCTTGAGTTTCCAGTAGGTTACTGAGCTGAGTTTTTTTCCGGTTTGTTTGTTGAGGATTGTGTAGTCTATTTCTTTTAGGGTGTTGGCTAGTAGGTCGGGGGTGAATCTATAGATTGCGAATGGTATTACGAAGCTGTCTATTTTGTCTGTTATTTCGAGGTTGGTTTTTTCTGCGAGTTCTTTTATTTCTTCGTTGGAGTATAGTCGGCTGTCCATTGGTAGTATTTTGTTGTAGAGTATTCTGAAGCTCTGTAGGTTGAATGTGTCGAATATTACTGTGTTTTTGGAGACTCTGGCCATTTCTTTTAGGAATTTCTCTGGTTCGTCTACTAGGTGCATGAATCTTATTGCCATGACTTTGTCGAATGTGTTGTCTTTGAATGGGAGTTTTTCGGCGTCGCCTTTGAAGAAATTGATTGTGTCTGTTAGGCCTTTTTTATCTGCTTTTGTTTGAGCTATCTCTAGCATTGGACTGGATATGTCGCAGGCTGTTACGTCTGCACCCATTTCTGCTAGCATTAGGGAGAAACGGCCTGTTCCTGTTGCTATCTCTAGGATTTTTTGGTCTTTTATTTCTCCTAGGGCGTTTTTGACGCAGGATTTTTCGGTTTGGTTTATGTATGATCCTCCTGCGCCGCTGAATCTTTTGGGTTCGTATTTTTCTGCGATTTCCGGGTCTTTATACCATTTTTTTCCTTTCATTTTCTTTGTGTTTTTAGAGGAATTTGTTTATTAGTTCTAGGTTGCTTGGTGTTAGGTTGCGAATGATTGTTAATCCTTTGATTTTTATTTTTATTTTGTATCCTTTGTGGTTTAGGTAGTTTATTAGGGTTATCGGCATCTCTGTTGTTTGTTGGGTTTTTTGTTTTTCTGTTTTTTTGGTTTGTTTGGTTTGTCTGTGGATTGTTTTTAGTATTTTTGCTGTTTTTGTGATTTTTTTTATGTTTATTGTTATCTGTTTTTCATCGATATGGAGGGTTGCTGTTTCTTCCCCTCCAATGTTTAGTGCGAAATTCCCCTTAACTTCCAATATAATCACTCTTCGATTTTAAACTGCATATTGCCTTCTACACTGATTTTTTTGTTGTCGTATCTTAATACGAGGTCGTTGATTTCGATTCCCATCTCCCCTTGGTCAACAAATACTTCAAGTAGTTTATTTAGTTTTTCATTCATTTCGAATAGATATTTGTTTTTTTAGTTTTTTATCTCTTTAGGTTGTGTTTCCTGAGTTTAGTGTTTGTTTCTTTCTGTTTCTTTGGTTTTTTGTTGTGTTTTTTTGGTCATGTAGTATGCGTCTTCTCCATTGTTGTAGTATTGTTTTTTTGTTTTTGTTTTTTGGAATCCTAGTTTTCTGTAGAATTTTATTGCTTTTTTGTTTGTTTTTTTGACTTCTAGGGATATTTTTTTGGTTTTTTGTTTTTTGGTTGTGTTTATTGCTTTTTTCAGTAGTTTGGTGCCGATTCCTTGTGATTGGTGTTCTGGGTCTATGGCTATTGATATTATTTTGGCGTTTTTGGTTGTTGTTGGTGTTATTATTACGTATCCGATGATTTTGTTTTGTTTTTCAACTACGTAAAAAATGTTTTTAGGTGTGTTGTATTCTAAAAAGGTGTATGGGTGGTATGATTCTTTGTTGAAAACTTTTGTTTCTATTTTGTTGATTTCTAGTAGGTCTTTTTGGTGGAATTGTCTTATTTTTGGTTTATCGTTCATCTACCTAGTCCCTAATTGTTTTTAGGGTTTATTTTTAGTTATTTTTATAGTGTTTACTGGGGTTACTGGGGTTGGTTTTTTGGTAACTGGTTTATGTTTTATTGTGGGGTTGTTTTGGGTTTTAAAAATTAGGGTTTTAGGGGGGTAGGGTCAGAACCGGAGGCGGGCGTTTATATGGCCCTCTGACCCTACTCCCGATTTATACAAGCTTTAAAGTTAAT belongs to Methanonatronarchaeum sp. AMET-Sl and includes:
- a CDS encoding PAS domain S-box protein, which gives rise to MKFQESLVLFISKDRGYSRSFRSGINDQFSFDVSVIELNDFLERSDIDFDAIVFDYSSYDEFNVVEKVCEKLDKDTPLLIITDEFINEDFVRALDLNVDRFIKRSIVKNNIEYLYKAIDYEVQEFFSKKKSEELARDFRKSNKRLVEIFDELKSFVGVLDSDGVLISINKSAMELINADKRAVEGRLFWNTPWWFHSEEIQEEIQNCIEQAVKTGACEFEVSRVGDKKRDYYFTLKPIQDSNEGLPLLFIEGKDITKQKKREKEYHKLINNLNDIVLINEIKYPYRIIQVNETAGQKLEYTQDELLMMRTLDLEMPKFAESMDERMEKLQEKKSIVFKTVIITKEGNKIPFEISSNLIKYRGRLVSLNIMRDISNRIETEQKVEFFNSLLLNVFKDKIDLSYKYLNILSDQNIPEIESEFLFSTKENVKEIKTLIDDIAPVFSEKNYQNTEFSLIRLFKEALNKNQKEIESRRVKVHIECNDYIIDTNKLTTELLSNLLRISVNTSKSRNILIKDIKDSEGVKIMYEDDGLEYDLTSEDYWTINLEGKKDIRLYLIRKISELNNIKIIEGPSKGLYGNKYIMEFPK
- a CDS encoding cobalamin-dependent protein (Presence of a B(12) (cobalamin)-binding domain implies dependence on cobalamin itself, in one of its several forms, or in some unusual lineages, dependence on a cobalamin-like analog.); the encoded protein is MVNISGANLENIFIRYDVKVEQEATPEDVFKEMAPKGEPWKTITKKLVFLEDVTDEVEKALNKHEPEDVINKGLIPGMDINGELYSRGIYYLPQLILAGDAMSKGIELCEEAMANKGRSREAKGKIIMHAAEGDPHDIGKDIAAAMLKAQGYEVIDLGRDVPVEDVVDAVKEKNPDVVTGTALMTTTQTAFPRVAKRLEEEGVNVTFIGAGGAVNQSYVHSFPMGVYADEAADGPNICEAVINGKTWKEIREEYDEIVPSSA
- a CDS encoding zinc ribbon domain-containing protein, producing MPSKYVHLSGRDIDNKYAELHGEKVEKESKSSSLAPLSCPRCEADNSPESNFCFRCGQAMNIKAQQELDKGGERVMKAFAELQDGDVMGMLKLTSKLCSLMEEDREVRERVEML
- a CDS encoding methyltransferase MtaB domain-containing protein, with the translated sequence MSKYTEMAYDDPEEMIFGEAKEPVTYGHGPQITAGGGQVFGVTKIAPRPGAEARPEKLKTEFRKITKTILQRAVTLGFPTQEIENEWVHQMGENPVEYAQGPAIQNQAAIAEEFAEEHGIATATTHTIPDLRVSEKGLRHGQDRESFYPEKVIGSFEIAAENGADVLKIESSGGMELADYGIQRGDIKAFLFGIGYLGSIDMEWLWSQIVDIAEKNNVVPGGDTNCPAANTAMFIAGGYLDQDIARTFSAITRAICAGRTIVAWEQGATGPDKDCGYEGPIVKAIAGKPIVMEGKDCSVAHADLMGNLAAQVCDGWSNESAEFHEEFSGWSSGTWAEAVGYEVSLMNTAKELGEDKTLRDIYMASDRYRSPESFITAYDNAYKIGEAMVEEGDSYYRRSKAAALKAAELIEEANEKGELQLSSHEKDTLDTIVTDLRALPEEEDKFVEECLNEYGDLPKFDPKNYGL
- a CDS encoding class I SAM-dependent methyltransferase, whose protein sequence is MKGKKWYKDPEIAEKYEPKRFSGAGGSYINQTEKSCVKNALGEIKDQKILEIATGTGRFSLMLAEMGADVTACDISSPMLEIAQTKADKKGLTDTINFFKGDAEKLPFKDNTFDKVMAIRFMHLVDEPEKFLKEMARVSKNTVIFDTFNLQSFRILYNKILPMDSRLYSNEEIKELAEKTNLEITDKIDSFVIPFAIYRFTPDLLANTLKEIDYTILNKQTGKKLSSVTYWKLKKKKTKEEK
- a CDS encoding winged helix-turn-helix transcriptional regulator, which gives rise to MGLDTLQKQILNELYEGRSSYSEIGEKLDISQTTVYRKIKEMEEEGYIQKNRAILPNYNKLDISVVALGISLKDIESEDKVIDILKNDEYSNILFRGYLEHSIISILFCEEGKAGKAVKKIKNEFRQNNINPETVDITISTAIEKIDMLPNLSKTL
- the rimI gene encoding ribosomal protein S18-alanine N-acetyltransferase, with the translated sequence MNDKPKIRQFHQKDLLEINKIETKVFNKESYHPYTFLEYNTPKNIFYVVEKQNKIIGYVIITPTTTKNAKIISIAIDPEHQSQGIGTKLLKKAINTTKKQKTKKISLEVKKTNKKAIKFYRKLGFQKTKTKKQYYNNGEDAYYMTKKTQQKTKETERNKH
- a CDS encoding tyrosine-type recombinase/integrase — encoded protein: MKSFYKWINGGEYPSKVKWINTTQKGKDKSKLPKDLLTEEDILKLLRKCTHVRDKAFISILWETGARIGELIDLEVGDFEDHHHGFKINLNGKTGERRLLLISSVPHLTTWLNSHPNRNDKDAPLWVNIGNSHNGQKCSYMALSKILKKTAKEAGVDKPVNPHQFRHSRTTYLANEFTEAQL